One Lytechinus variegatus isolate NC3 chromosome 14, Lvar_3.0, whole genome shotgun sequence genomic region harbors:
- the LOC121427583 gene encoding uncharacterized protein LOC121427583 isoform X1, with protein sequence MEEESSVADAMDREVTVTKVSEGSADFVRIKQEVDLPEDDTYYPMDFGISVDEEEEMNPVYVNIEPGSSGMKRRRKEIISYKEESTEEESEESEEENEEDSDEEWSNDGDEQSEEEDGDQEWTDEQDDPADQPSTSESTSAPVTTDAPPVDIKQEPLSDDEGQHLPYQEDPDQFAESYKMLESLRRSCEQEGVGRSSTGGPVDSKSPPPLLDVDGIKQERTEVIICAICGDLFNTQSDFDEHQKVSHFSVSNRHSAVGDERGVELSKETVASDPVSQIVRFEVEEGGYEVLDKTKNFQNAVDPEEGWNLNGSQEMPSNSQCVQSESRTCRFCKKACPNKRMYLLHLRTKHSEELPYECPNCKARYLEKKDLDSYSRTRAGRTDKGGKDRNICEFCGDKTSYLCLTCDREFKSRSKLIAHQKVHSKRRLCYCHLCDEYFPDTRRTREHLETHYPIIDKRQNDKRQSVQAASRIGRKGQVISGTITPYKKKPPPGSGTRVPLPCFEHMQNNQRQNYLPKHFQTYGFTYFARSSDQRPQHPDMSVQSILDTVHRAASQVQTSFPSPSHYCQWCGMDFDNLKELVEHTQMHIKKGKTHCPVCKKYSRSKKLFRKHLRKHGIVLSHESSSRSSCNSQVPMQSRNSMLMSRKKTPPKTYISQRAKLKRSDRLMKKYLSERSYKSRSSSNLGKCPVESQNFDNRQNTQHASSLSVYPQQNNPSRNFKSNKAVDSSQNSILSSPGDEKSYIHSCGGCKCEFESRELLSQHICVPKFKLGIYCHLCPKWFESKLSLQWHMSLKHPQANEIHVEESVSTKDQRSVAHPLIREVCSKSSAPQSGRMTHWKGHSMNTQSKVQPQSCNTVPQEGRMSGRKRKNPFNDQEEKLRCAWCQKEFHSLREQLDHINIHLAWGNNRCPICGKWYALQPLRAHLRVAHAIVTPSRGRIFAFSPMAPLLGGLQNCCSWCDEEFDSRSALDIHTQLHISKESNRCPLCGMWFKNPQSQGFFRLHLRNHGIPVSMTSDDGRLTNDSSRKDTYSSSVSQTIDKFKQIDHTSSERQKKSVESEYADEEEKLCCAWCFKQFHDTNELLEHTNTHIAYGNNCCPVCKKWYGLASIKRHLKLNHGINTACHAREFDASPRITLPQEMQNRCKWCDEQFESSKALGIHSLLHICDGKNRCPVCGKWFGRVKRDFKVHLRCHGVFIPRDYKVLKVDDADNVVLPSQMGGFKLKTMHLPNIQNEGASYKLCCAWCKKQFNEEDELVSHTNIHFAHGNNCCPICKTWYRHLPYMKHHLKVSHGINTPDKDRNFDVSPAVDPGQEIRNRCRWCDEEFKSSDALASHTLLHIGRGKNRCPVCGEWFRPSAKQSFKVHLRSHGIILPCTTYAQNVDGSNMVLPASEIVVVDKMEVHSPNILNQDTTCVWCSKHFHNTDKLLDHIKIHIAIGNNCCPVCKKWFTFEYFKGHLKLHGINTPVHGRKFDVRAADTDQEMQNHCRWCYEEFDSVESLGIHSRLHISKGSNRCPVCGKWFRSDQRLEFQLHLRKHGINIPSEEGIPIEDTSSEGASFKILQSPNDRVEMTLGITAEIPPSDMTHEQLPNTDDHAKECSPSQNSKQDQDYHVDSDQKLPSSQERLTFVKYSDLGEGRSQCCSCGTKFNESQELLDHVEDHSYAQRKFCPICVKLLSREKPTSNSHLQMHGIIRPQTMSNDKVVIDDIGRPPVSADKENLEIYQTVMQVDESCYQTELVSNDGLDMIKCTPAGNLCAELTWENLQNTERSLMEFDTSGTSDEVQQEDCNPQTKVPPSCETENLSLDPYGIELVEDVIGSPTLQDLENLESDQTVVQKEGTSYEMDLPSNDGHKNATENLPGDLTCEHLQNAERSLKACDTSGTSDQVQQQDRIQQPKVHPSGDPQNQSVRPYSMKVADKESKWQCSLCQKKFHEAVEVVYHVKVHADGDVKRCPICAETLILQKYAFTSHFIKHGILITQSPMSQDMNKEMNKTMVKNKGTIAKRPCSNIPQKNSHEMGKSLEENSSSQTSDHVQDDTVLEAVHTSSLDVQSVKKEKTWQCCFCKIDFHDPMEVVEHSNEHVKGKVKRCPICSQFISRKPFAINKHFRKHRIKIPSNSDNAIVGNTGNDSLVSQDVANKQTEHTSGIE encoded by the exons ATGGAGGAGGAAAGCTCTGTTGCTGATGCAATGGACAGGGAAGTTACGGTGACCAAAGTTTCCGAGGGATCTGCCGATTTTGTCAGAATCAAGCAAGAAGTTGACCTGCCAGAag aTGACACATATTACCCTATGGATTTTGGTATTTCGGTTGATGAAGAGGAAGAAATGAATCCTGTCTACGTCAATATAGAGCCTGGTTCCTCCG GTATgaagagaaggagaaaggaGATCATCTCCTATAAAGAAGAGTCGACTGAGGAGGAAAGTGAGGAGAGTGAAGAAGAAAACGAGGAAGACAGCGATGAAGAGTGGTCAAACGACGGAGATGAACAGTCTGAAGAAGAAG ATGGGGATCAAGAATGGACTGATGAGCAAGATGACCCTGCTGACCAACCTTCTACCAGCGAGTCCACAAGCGCGCCTGTGACGACTGATGCGCCACCAGTGGACATCAAGCAAGAACCTCTGAGTGATGATGAAG GCCAACACCTGCCTTACCAAGAGGATCCCGACCAATTTGCAGAGAGCTACAAGATGTTGGAATCCTTGCGGAGATCCTGTGAGCAAGAGGGAGTAGGGAGATCTTCGACAGGTGGCCCCGTGGACAGTAAGTCACCCCCTCCATTGCTTGATGTAGATGGAATCAAACAAGAAAGGACAGAGGTTATCATTTGTGCAATCTGTGGTGATTTGTTCAATACCCAGAGTGATTTTGATGAACACCAAAAAGTGTCACACTTTTCTGTAAGCAACCGTCACTCTGCGGTTGGAGATGAAAGGGGAGTGGAACTCTCCAAGGAGACTGTGGCGAGTGACCCAGTCTCTCAGATAGTCAGGTTTGAAGTAGAGGAAGGAGGTTATGAGGTATTGGATAAAACAAAGAATTTCCAGAATGCAGTAGACCCAGAGGAAGGGTGGAACCTTAATGGAAGCCAAGAAATGCCAAGTAACTCCCAATGTGTACAGTCTGAATCCCGTACTTGTAGATTTTGTAAGAAAGCATGTCCCAACAAGCGTATGTACTTGCTACACCTGAGAACTAAACACAGTGAAGAACTCCCTTATGAATGTCCAAATTGTAAGGCCAGGTACTTGGAGAAGAAAGACTTGGATAGTTACAGTCGCACAAGGGCTGGGAGAACTGATAAGGGTGGTAAGGACAGAaatatttgtgaattttgcGGGGACAAGACCTCATATCTTTGCCTCACGTGCGATAGGGAATTTAAAAGCAGATCCAAATTGATTGCACATCAAAAGGTGCACAGTAAACGCAGACTGTGCTATTGCCATTTGTGTGATGAGTACTTTCCAGATACACGGCGAACTAGGGAGCATTTAGAGACCCACTATCCTATCATAGACAAAagacaaaatgataaaagacaGTCAGTTCAGGCTGCAAGTAGGATTGGGAGGAAAGGTCAAGTAATCTCTGGTACCATTACACCGTACAAGAAGAAGCCACCTCCCGGCTCTGGCACCAGGGTGCCTCTTCCCTGCTTTGAGCATATGCAGAACAACCAGCGCCAGAATTATTTACCTAAACACTTTCAGACTTATGGGTTTACATATTTTGCTCGTTCTTCTGACCAAAGACCACAGCATCCTGATATGTCTGTACAGTCCATTCTAGATACTGTCCACAGGGCTGCTTCGCAGGTGCAAACCTCTTTTCCATCACCTAGCCATTACTGCCAGTGGTGTGGCATGGATTTTGATAATTTGAAAGAATTGGTGGAGCACACACAAATGCACATCAAAAAGGGTAAAACACATTGCCCGGTCTGTAAGAAATATTCCAGATCAAAAAAACTCTTCAGGAAGCACCTTAGAAAACATGGTATAGTTCTTTCCCATGAGTCAAGTTCGCGTTCATCATGCAATTCTCAGGTGCCCATGCAATCAAGGAACAGTATGTTGATGTCGCGTAAGAAAACTCCTCCTAAAACTTACATATCTCAGAGGGCTAAACTAAAAAGGAGTGACAGGTTGATGAAAAAATACCTGTCTGAAAGGTCATATAAGTCCAGGTCCTCATCAAACCTTGGAAAATGTCCAGTAGAATCTCAAAATTTTGACAACAGGCAAAACACGCAACATGCAAGCAGTCTCTCTGTTTACCCCCAGCAAAACAATCCGTCTCGGAATTTTAAGAGTAACAAAGCTGTTGACTCTTCACAAAATTCAATACTTTCTAGTCCAGGAGATGAGAAGTCCTATATTCATAGTTGTGGTGGGTGCAAATGCGAATTCGAGAGTCGAGAATTGCTTTCCCAGCATATCTGTGTACCTAAATTCAAGTTAGGTATATATTGTCATCTTTGCCCGAAGTGGTTTGAATCCAAACTTAGCTTGCAGTGGCATATGAGCCTGAAACATCCTCAGGCAAATGAAATTCATGTCGAAGAGTCTGTTAGCACCAAAGATCAGCGGTCAGTTGCACACCCCCTCATTCGTGAAGTTTGTTCCAAATCTTCTGCTCCTCAGAGTGGGCGCATGACTCATTGGAAAGGTCACAGCATGAACACTCAGTCAAAGGTACAACCCCAAAGCTGTAATACTGTACCCCAAGAAGGACGTATGTCCGGCCGGAAACGGAAGAACCCATTCAATGATCAAGAAGAGAAACTCAGATGTGCATGGTGCCAGAAGGAGTTTCATAGTTTGAGGGAACAGTTGGATCATATCAATATCCACCTTGCATGGGGTAACAACCGTTGTCCAATCTGTGGAAAATGGTATGCTTTACAACCCTTAAGAGCACACCTCAGGGTTGCTCATGCAATAGTAACACCCAGCCGTGGCAGAATCTTTGCCTTTTCACCAATGGCTCCCTTGCTTGGAGGATTGCAGAATTGCTGTTCTTGGTGTGATGAAGAATTTGATTCAAGAAGTGCACTGGATATTCATACACAGCTGCACATCAGCAAGGAAAGTAACCGGTGCCCACTATGCGGCATGTGGTTCAAAAACCCTCAGTCTCAAGGTTTTTTCAGGTTGCATCTGAGAAATCATGGTATACCAGTAAGCATGACATCAGATGATGGAAGATTGACCAATGATAGCTCAAGAAAGGACACCTATTCATCTTCTGTATCCCAAACCATTGATAAGTTCAAGCAGATTGATCATACTTCCTCAGAGCGACAGAAAAAGTCAGTCGAGTCTGAATATGCTGATGAAGAGGAGAAACTCTGTTGTGCCTGGTGTTTTAAACAATTTCATGACACCAATGAACTATTGGAACATACAAACACCCATATTGCTTACGGTAATAACTGCTGTCCAGTTTGTAAGAAGTGGTATGGTTTAGCTTCGATAAAGCGCCACCTGAAACTAAATCATGGTATTAACACCGCTTGTCATGCTAGGGAGTTTGATGCTTCACCAAGGATCACCTTGCCTCAAGAAATGCAGAATCGCTGCAAATGGTGCGATGAACAATTTGAGTCCAGCAAAGCTCTAGGAATTCACTCACTCCTTCACATTTGCGATGGAAAGAACCGTTGTCCTGTTTGTGGCAAGTGGTTTGGACGAGTGAAACGGGATTTCAAGGTCCACCTACGGTGCCATGGCGTTTTCATACCTCGTGATTATAAAGTTCTAAAGGTTGATGATGCAGATAATGTTGTGCTCCCTTCACAGATGGGTGGATTCAAACTCAAGACAATGCATCTCCCAAACATACAAAATGAAGGCGCATCTTACAAACTATGCTGTGCCTGGTGTAAGAAGCAATTCAATGAGGAAGATGAACTAGTAAGTCATACCAACATCCATTTTGCACATGGTAACAACTGTTGTCCAATCTGTAAGACGTGGTATAGACATTTGCCTTATATGAAGCACCACCTCAAGGTCTCCCATGGAATAAACACTCCTGATAAAGATAGGAATTTTGATGTGTCTCCTGCAGTTGACCCCGGTCAGGAAATACGGAATCGCTGTCGATGGTGTGATGAAGAATTTAAGTCAAGCGATGCCCTCGCAAGTCACACGCTTCTCCACATTGGCAGGGGAAAGAATCGTTGTCCAGTGTGTGGCGAGTGGTTTAGACCATCAGCAAAACAGAGTTTCAAAGTCCATCTCCGAAGCCATGGCATCATCTTGCCCTGTACAACATATGCACAGAATGTTGATGGTTCAAATATGGTGCTGCCTGCTTCAGAGATTGTTGTCGTGGACAAGATGGAAGTGCATAGCCCAAATATATTGAATCAAGACACAACGTGTGTCTGGTGTTCAAAGCATTTTCATAACACTGACAAACTGCTGGATCATATCAAAATCCACATTGCAATAGGCAACAACTGTTGTCCTGTATGTAAGAAATGGTTTACTTTTGAATACTTCAAGGGGCACCTGAAACTTCATGGAATCAACACCCCTGTTCATGGCAGGAAGTTTGATGTTCGAGCAGCAGACACTGACCAAGAAATGCAAAACCATTGTCGATGGTGTTATGAGGAGTTTGATTCAGTTGAATCTCTAGGTATTCATTCCCGCCTCCACATTAGCAAGGGCTCAAACCGCTGCCCTGTCTGTGGGAAGTGGTTCAGAAGTGACCAGAGATTAGAATTCCAATTGCATCTGAGGAAGCATGGCATAAACATACCCTCTGAAGAGGGGATTCCTATTGAGGATACAAGCAGTGAAGGAGCTTCCTTCAAGATCCTGCAATCCCCAAATGACAGAGTGGAAATGACACTTGGCATTACTGCTGAAATTCCACCAAGTGACATGACTCATGAGCAGCTTCCAAACACAGATGATCATGCAAAAGAATGTTCTCCATCCCAAAACTCTAAGCAAGATCAAGACTATCATGTGGATAGTGATCAAAAGCTCCCTTCATCTCAAGAAAGGCTTACCTTTGTAAAATATAGTGACTTGGGAGAGGGTAGGTCACAATGTTGTAGTTGTGGAACAAAATTCAATGAATCACAGGAACTTTTAGATCATGTTGAGGACCACAGCTATGCGCAAAGGAAGTTTTGTCCTATctgtgttaagttattaagccGGGAAAAACCAACATCAAACTCCCACTTACAAATGCATGGCATTATCAGGCCTCAAACCATGTCTAATGACAAAGTGGTCATTGATGATATTGGAAGACCACCTGTTTCGGCGGACAAAGAGAACTTGGAAATTTATCAAACAGTAATGCAGGTTGACGAATCTTGTTACCAAACAGAACTTGTCTCAAATGATGGGCTTGACATGATAAAATGCACCCCAGCTGGAAATCTGTGTGCTGAGCTTACTTGGGAGAACCTGCAGAACACTGAAAGATCTTTGATGGAATTTGATACATCTGGCACCTCTGATGAAGTTCAACAAGAAGACTGTAATCCACAGACTAAGGTGCCCCCATCTTGTGAAACAGAAAATCTGTCTTTAGACCCATATGGTATAGAATTGGTTGAGGATGTCATCGGGTCACCTACTTTGCAGGACCTAGAAAACTTGGAATCGGATCAAACAGTGGTGCAGAAGGAAGGGACCTCATATGAAATGGATCTCCCCTCGAATGATGGACATAAAAATGCAACTGAAAATCTGCCTGGTGACCTCACTTGTGAACACCTGCAGAATGCTGAAAGATCTTTGAAAGCATGTGATACATCTGGGACCTCTGATCAAGTACAGCAACAGGATCGTATCCAGCAGCCAAAAGTGCACCCATCTGGGGACCCTCAAAATCAATCTGTAAGACCATATAGTATGAAAGTCGCTGATAAAGAAAGCAAATGGCAGTGTTCTCTTTGTCAGAAGAAATTTCATGAAGCAGTAGAAGTTGTATATCATGTAAAGGTCCACGCAGATGGTGATGTTAAGCGTTGCCCGATCTGTGCAGAGACCTTGATCCTGCAGAAGTATGCATTCACATCACATTTCATTAAACATGGCATTTTGATTACCCAGTCACCTATGTCACAGGACATGAACaaggaaatgaataaaactatGGTGAAGAATAAAGGCACCATAGCAAAAAGGCCATGTAGTAATATCCCTCAAAAGAATAGTCATGAGATGGGGAAATCTTTAGAGGAAAATTCGTCATCCCAAACGTCTGATCATGTACAAGATGATACGGTCCTGGAGGCGGTACACACTTCCTCTCTTGATGTACAATCTGTAAAGAAGGAGAAGACATGGCAGTGCTGTTTTTGTAAGATAGATTTTCATGACCCAATGGAAGTTGTGGAACATTCAAATGAACATGTGAAAGGCAAGGTTAAGCGTTGTCCAATCTGTTCCCAGTTCATAAGTCGGAAGCCGTTCGCaataaacaaacatttcaggAAGCATAGAATTAAGATCCCCTCTAATAGTGACAATGCCATCGTTGGTAATACAGGCAATGACTCTCTTGTTTCGCAGGACGTTGCGAACAAACAAACAGAGCACACAAGTGGAATTGAATAA